The proteins below come from a single Candidatus Flexicrinis affinis genomic window:
- a CDS encoding SDR family oxidoreductase, which yields MTQLSDLKGKWALVTGASSGLGEEFARQMSAAGTNLVLVARREDRLNAVADELSKAHGIQTKVIAADLSLPDVPQAIYDQLRADGIGVDVLINNAGFGLYGKFTDIAWEREQQMLDIDIATVVRMTRLFVPDMVARKFGYVLQVASIGAFLPSPLYASYSAAKAFVLSFSEAINFELRGSGVSVTTTCPGVTRTEFHDVSGQQYTLFQRFTLMEPEPCVRASINADAAAEGEHRAGCSERADGLDPSPDAAPHDDGAGPPYDAVKLTASGKRIELLGFAAEASIPMLSVRMSDNERRRKELGVEWR from the coding sequence ATGACGCAACTATCAGATCTGAAAGGTAAGTGGGCGCTGGTCACCGGCGCATCGAGCGGGTTGGGCGAAGAGTTCGCGCGACAGATGTCCGCTGCCGGGACCAATCTCGTGCTCGTCGCCCGCCGCGAAGACCGGTTGAACGCTGTCGCGGACGAGCTCTCAAAGGCGCACGGCATCCAGACCAAAGTGATCGCCGCCGACCTCAGCCTGCCGGACGTGCCGCAAGCGATCTACGATCAGCTCCGTGCTGACGGTATCGGGGTCGACGTGTTGATCAACAACGCCGGCTTCGGCCTGTACGGCAAGTTCACGGATATCGCATGGGAGCGCGAGCAGCAGATGCTCGACATCGATATTGCGACGGTGGTGCGCATGACACGTCTGTTCGTGCCGGATATGGTCGCGCGCAAATTCGGCTACGTGCTACAGGTCGCGTCGATCGGCGCGTTCCTCCCCAGCCCGCTGTACGCCAGCTACTCGGCCGCCAAGGCATTCGTCCTCAGCTTCAGCGAAGCGATCAATTTCGAACTGCGCGGCAGCGGCGTAAGCGTCACGACCACCTGCCCGGGTGTGACTCGCACCGAGTTCCACGACGTCAGCGGCCAGCAGTACACGCTGTTCCAACGCTTCACGCTTATGGAGCCAGAGCCGTGCGTCCGCGCGTCGATTAACGCGGATGCTGCGGCGGAAGGCGAGCATCGTGCCGGGTGTTCTGAACGCGCTGATGGTCTGGACCCTTCGCCTGACGCCGCGCCGCATGATGACGGCGCTGGCCCACCGTACGATGCAGTCAAACTAACGGCGAGTGGCAAGCGTATCGAGCTTCTGGGTTTTGCTGCCGAAGCGTCAATACCGATGCTCTCTGTTCGTATGTCTGATAACGAGCGGAGACGGAAAGAACTCGGTGTAGAATGGCGCTAG
- the purD gene encoding phosphoribosylamine--glycine ligase, producing MNVLIVGSGGREHAIAVALRRSSRVDALYVMPGNAGTAVLGTNVELDPKDHAALIDFARHRQIGLVVVGPEAPLAEGMIDSLQAAGIRAFGPTKAAAQLESSKAFSKEFMRKVGIPTAEHATFSDYVAALRYLETCKHPVVVKADGLAAGKGVIVCDDRDDAAAAVTHLMRDSAFGTAGATVIIEERLTGPELSVLAFCDGKTVVPMPPARDHKRIGDGDRGPNTGGMGAYAPVPDIPKTMVDQIVRRVLQPAVDGMAARGTPFVGVLYAGLMLTPDGVRTLEFNVRFGDPETQAILPLLDSDLLDIFEACIDGTLRRDQVRWLDGVCATVVLAAANYPADPRRGDPIQLPAQLPESVEIYHAGTALQGHQVVTAGGRVLAVSAVGPTLDDALQTAYFIVSQVQFDGMQYRRDIGRPPQAAYARAGVDITAGTRATELMKGYVRSTYTRAVLSEMGAFGGLYDASEIKAMTAPILVSSTDGVGTKTMVAARMNRWDTIGRDLVNHCVNDILVQGGRPLFFMDYVASSKLDAEQIATVVRGVAEACREIGCVLLGGETAEMPGVYQPGEIDLAGTVVGVVERDALIDGTRVTPGDVLLALPSTGLHTNGYSLARLALQSLDWQSPHPQLDGQSIGAALLAVHRCYLNEVAALRSSGIDIKALAHITGGGVVDNVPRVLPAGTAAVIRRGTWPEPPIFGLIARHAQVNAAEQFHALNMGIGMIVIVPAEQADAALTAVPDMHRVGEVITGERTVTIEAPYG from the coding sequence GTGAACGTATTGATTGTTGGCAGCGGCGGGCGCGAACACGCGATTGCGGTTGCGCTGCGCCGGTCGAGCCGCGTAGATGCGCTCTACGTCATGCCCGGCAATGCGGGAACAGCCGTGCTCGGCACCAACGTCGAGCTTGACCCGAAAGATCACGCAGCGCTGATCGACTTCGCACGCCACCGCCAGATCGGTCTGGTCGTCGTCGGGCCCGAGGCCCCGTTGGCCGAAGGAATGATCGACTCGCTCCAAGCGGCAGGCATTCGCGCCTTCGGGCCGACCAAAGCCGCCGCCCAGCTCGAGTCGTCCAAGGCGTTCTCGAAGGAGTTCATGCGCAAGGTAGGCATCCCGACCGCAGAGCACGCGACGTTCAGCGACTATGTCGCTGCGCTGCGCTATTTGGAGACCTGTAAGCACCCGGTGGTCGTCAAGGCCGACGGGCTGGCCGCCGGCAAAGGCGTGATCGTGTGCGACGACCGCGACGACGCGGCCGCGGCGGTCACACACCTGATGCGCGATTCGGCCTTCGGCACCGCCGGCGCGACGGTCATCATCGAGGAGCGATTGACGGGACCGGAACTGTCCGTACTGGCGTTCTGCGATGGCAAGACGGTCGTGCCGATGCCGCCCGCGCGCGACCACAAGCGGATTGGCGATGGTGATCGCGGCCCGAATACCGGCGGCATGGGTGCGTATGCGCCGGTGCCGGATATCCCGAAGACGATGGTCGATCAAATCGTGCGGCGCGTGCTTCAGCCGGCGGTCGACGGCATGGCGGCGCGCGGGACGCCATTCGTTGGCGTGCTGTACGCCGGCTTGATGCTGACACCCGACGGCGTGCGAACGCTTGAGTTCAACGTCCGCTTTGGCGACCCGGAGACGCAGGCCATTCTGCCGCTGTTGGACAGCGATCTGCTCGACATCTTCGAGGCGTGCATCGACGGCACGCTGCGCCGCGATCAGGTGCGTTGGCTGGACGGCGTGTGTGCGACCGTCGTCCTTGCTGCCGCCAACTATCCGGCCGATCCGCGCCGCGGCGACCCGATTCAACTGCCGGCGCAGCTTCCGGAGTCGGTCGAGATCTATCACGCCGGCACAGCTCTGCAAGGGCATCAGGTGGTGACTGCCGGCGGTCGCGTGTTGGCCGTCAGCGCCGTCGGACCGACGCTGGACGACGCGCTGCAAACGGCGTACTTCATCGTCTCGCAGGTGCAGTTCGACGGCATGCAGTACCGCCGCGACATCGGACGCCCGCCGCAGGCCGCCTATGCCCGTGCGGGGGTGGACATCACCGCTGGCACGCGCGCCACCGAGCTGATGAAGGGCTACGTGCGCAGCACCTACACCCGCGCCGTACTCAGCGAGATGGGCGCGTTCGGCGGTTTGTACGACGCCAGCGAGATCAAGGCGATGACCGCGCCGATCCTCGTGTCGTCCACGGACGGCGTCGGCACCAAGACGATGGTCGCCGCGCGCATGAACCGCTGGGACACGATCGGCCGCGATCTGGTCAACCACTGCGTCAACGACATCCTCGTGCAAGGCGGTCGCCCGTTGTTCTTCATGGACTATGTCGCCAGCAGCAAGCTCGACGCCGAGCAGATCGCCACAGTCGTGCGCGGTGTTGCGGAGGCGTGCCGCGAGATCGGGTGTGTGCTGCTCGGCGGCGAAACCGCCGAGATGCCCGGCGTCTACCAGCCCGGCGAGATCGACCTTGCCGGTACGGTGGTCGGGGTGGTTGAGCGCGACGCGCTCATCGACGGGACGCGCGTCACGCCCGGCGATGTGCTGCTGGCACTGCCGTCGACCGGCTTGCATACCAACGGCTATTCGCTGGCGCGGCTGGCGCTTCAATCGCTGGACTGGCAAAGCCCGCATCCACAGCTCGACGGCCAGTCGATCGGTGCTGCGCTGCTGGCGGTGCACCGCTGCTATTTGAACGAGGTCGCGGCACTGCGCTCGTCGGGGATCGATATCAAGGCGTTGGCGCACATCACCGGCGGCGGCGTGGTCGACAACGTGCCGCGTGTGCTGCCTGCCGGAACCGCTGCGGTCATCCGGCGCGGGACGTGGCCCGAGCCGCCGATCTTCGGGTTGATCGCGCGCCACGCGCAAGTCAACGCGGCCGAGCAATTCCACGCGCTAAACATGGGCATCGGTATGATCGTGATCGTGCCGGCGGAGCAGGCCGACGCGGCGCTGACGGCTGTGCCGGACATGCACCGCGTGGGCGAGGTCATCACCGGCGAGCGCACCGTCACGATCGAGGCCCCGTATGGATAG
- the purN gene encoding phosphoribosylglycinamide formyltransferase, with amino-acid sequence MDSPHSPHPLAPSPSGRGGRRIVVMASGNGSNLQALIDACADGRIDAPIAGVIVNRRDAYARERAAQAGIPCEYQPLKPYTDAGRPRSDYDADVAERVAGYAPDLIVLAGWMHVLSPAFLDRFPGKVINLHPALPGMFAGTHAIERTFEAYQRGEVACGGIMVHVVVPEVDAGPVIAQAEVPILPDDTLETFEARLHAAEHALLVEATRRALEADC; translated from the coding sequence ATGGATAGTCCTCACAGCCCTCACCCCCTTGCCCCCTCTCCCTCAGGGAGAGGGGGCAGACGAATCGTGGTGATGGCGTCCGGGAACGGCAGCAACTTGCAGGCATTGATCGACGCGTGCGCCGACGGGCGGATCGATGCGCCGATCGCCGGCGTGATCGTCAACCGGCGCGACGCCTACGCCCGCGAACGGGCCGCGCAGGCGGGAATCCCGTGCGAGTACCAGCCGCTCAAGCCGTACACCGACGCCGGACGGCCGCGCTCTGACTACGACGCCGACGTGGCCGAACGGGTCGCGGGGTATGCGCCCGATTTGATCGTGCTGGCTGGGTGGATGCACGTGCTCTCGCCGGCGTTCCTCGACCGCTTTCCGGGCAAGGTGATCAACCTGCATCCGGCGCTGCCGGGCATGTTCGCTGGCACGCACGCCATCGAGCGGACGTTCGAAGCGTACCAACGCGGCGAGGTGGCATGCGGCGGGATCATGGTGCACGTCGTGGTGCCGGAGGTCGACGCCGGGCCGGTGATCGCGCAGGCCGAGGTGCCGATCCTGCCGGACGACACGCTGGAGACGTTCGAGGCGCGCCTGCACGCCGCCGAACACGCGCTTCTCGTCGAGGCCACGCGGCGGGCGCTGGAGGCCGACTGTTAG
- a CDS encoding thioredoxin domain-containing protein — translation MRKLTLLFVTVVLVVLSSMIAAQGPATDCPEAAAVLPVIAKIATDLAGEPDIAIELIYTAVQEVRVKCRPAPFYEPRHEGPPPLDAAFFAPLPMERLEDGGFVLGNPQARVTIVLFADWYCPACQQYKPTIDQLLRDYVAKGRARFELRTLPTAGVNASPNTTQVADLLECVNAQKPGSYFYASELAFELILSGNAGADFSQGLAERSGVNFPELLRCTQSASQDAADLRLARDLNVSSTPTVLYRVDGGRPQRLPDRSMQGIAAIIDSLQP, via the coding sequence ATGCGCAAATTGACTCTGCTGTTTGTCACTGTGGTACTGGTCGTACTATCGTCAATGATCGCTGCGCAAGGACCGGCGACGGACTGCCCGGAGGCGGCAGCCGTGCTGCCTGTCATCGCGAAGATCGCTACCGACCTTGCCGGCGAGCCGGACATCGCAATCGAACTGATCTACACGGCTGTTCAAGAAGTGCGCGTGAAGTGCAGGCCTGCTCCGTTTTACGAACCAAGACACGAGGGGCCGCCGCCGCTCGACGCCGCGTTCTTCGCGCCGCTGCCCATGGAGCGCCTTGAGGATGGAGGTTTCGTCCTCGGAAATCCGCAGGCGCGGGTGACGATTGTCCTGTTCGCAGACTGGTACTGCCCAGCGTGTCAGCAGTACAAGCCGACGATCGACCAACTCCTGCGAGACTACGTGGCTAAGGGACGGGCGCGCTTTGAACTACGCACGCTCCCGACGGCCGGTGTGAATGCAAGTCCGAATACCACGCAGGTCGCCGACCTGCTCGAATGTGTCAACGCGCAGAAACCCGGTTCGTACTTCTACGCCAGCGAACTCGCCTTCGAGCTGATTCTGTCCGGCAACGCCGGCGCCGACTTCTCGCAAGGTTTGGCTGAACGCAGCGGCGTCAATTTTCCGGAGCTACTGCGCTGTACGCAAAGTGCGTCACAAGACGCGGCTGATCTGCGTTTGGCGCGAGATCTCAATGTCAGTTCGACACCAACTGTGCTATATCGCGTCGACGGCGGGCGTCCACAACGGCTGCCGGATCGTTCGATGCAAGGAATTGCTGCGATTATCGACTCGCTGCAACCCTAG
- a CDS encoding 5-(carboxyamino)imidazole ribonucleotide synthase, producing the protein MRVGVLGGGQLAQMLTQAAVSLGLDTAIYDTTPDTPASRLTHHNGVGTWDDVAALRTFASGCDVLTLENEFIRAEPLIALADEGVAIHPSGHTLAKIQDKLIQKQTLIAAGLPVPPFEPVASVADAAHAGATFGYPIVLKKRYGGYDGYGNATALRHSEVAEAYARLSATGAALMAESFVSFARELAVMVVRAHDGETRAYPVVETVQRNHICHIVRAPAGIPRQVAALAQEIAVRAVQAFGGVGIFGVELFELLDGQIVLNEIAPRPHNSGHYTIEACVTSQFENHLRAVLGWPLGDVTQRSAAVMVNLLGARAGATSAADIAPALGVPGAHFHLYGKREGRVGRKMGHITALGASVTDAERTAVRAAALCTL; encoded by the coding sequence ATGAGAGTTGGCGTTCTCGGCGGGGGACAGTTGGCGCAAATGCTGACGCAGGCAGCAGTCAGCCTCGGCCTCGACACCGCCATCTACGACACCACGCCGGACACGCCGGCCTCGCGTCTGACGCATCACAACGGTGTCGGCACGTGGGACGACGTCGCTGCGCTGCGCACATTCGCCAGCGGGTGCGACGTGCTGACGCTCGAAAACGAGTTCATCCGCGCGGAACCGCTGATCGCGCTGGCGGACGAGGGCGTGGCGATCCATCCCAGCGGGCACACGCTTGCCAAAATTCAGGACAAGTTGATCCAGAAGCAGACGCTGATCGCTGCCGGTCTGCCGGTGCCGCCGTTTGAACCGGTCGCGTCGGTGGCCGATGCCGCACATGCCGGTGCGACGTTCGGCTATCCGATCGTCCTCAAGAAACGTTACGGCGGCTACGATGGCTACGGCAACGCCACCGCGCTGCGACACAGTGAGGTCGCCGAGGCGTATGCGCGCCTGTCCGCCACCGGCGCGGCCCTGATGGCCGAGTCGTTCGTATCGTTTGCGCGCGAGCTGGCGGTCATGGTCGTCCGCGCCCACGATGGTGAGACGCGCGCCTATCCGGTGGTCGAGACGGTGCAGCGCAACCACATCTGCCACATCGTGCGCGCGCCGGCGGGGATCCCGCGGCAGGTCGCGGCGTTGGCGCAGGAGATCGCGGTGCGGGCGGTGCAGGCGTTCGGCGGGGTGGGCATCTTCGGCGTCGAACTGTTCGAACTGCTCGACGGGCAGATCGTGCTCAACGAGATCGCGCCGCGCCCGCACAACTCCGGCCACTACACGATCGAAGCGTGCGTAACGTCGCAGTTCGAGAATCACCTGCGGGCGGTGCTGGGCTGGCCGCTCGGCGACGTGACTCAGCGCAGCGCGGCCGTGATGGTCAACCTGCTTGGCGCCCGTGCCGGCGCGACCTCCGCCGCCGACATAGCCCCAGCGTTAGGGGTGCCGGGCGCGCACTTTCACCTGTATGGTAAGCGGGAAGGGCGTGTAGGGCGCAAGATGGGTCACATCACGGCATTGGGGGCCAGCGTCACCGATGCCGAGAGGACCGCCGTCCGCGCCGCCGCCCTGTGCACGTTGTAG
- a CDS encoding MFS transporter, which produces MQRGIRLIMAFNFLEDFLPYSVFAVLIFADIAGSFTAAAAAFSVTMLASVVFEVPTGVLSDRVGRKATVVLGALFSTAGIVCYALAQDATLIFIGSVIGGISTAFYSGNNDALLYDLLVDHGKEHQFRDYLGRTSSMFQAAGAVSAVIGGVLVAATDYRTILWVTVIPQALSVIVALMLPVTRPHEKSETPYAHLRESIGLIAANPRLRALTTAQVIRFSFGEAGYQLRAAFVETLWPLWAIGAARAFSNVIAALSFYFAGPLIRFFGERRILLGGVGFANISEIVWVSLSNVLSPALMALNSALFGVITVSSGTLMQREFSPRHRATMGSVASLLGSFGFAVVSVVFGVITDLIGPDRALMLMLAGALTSVFWYRVAFRRNGAEPLANS; this is translated from the coding sequence GTGCAGCGCGGCATCCGCCTGATTATGGCGTTCAACTTTCTCGAGGACTTTCTGCCGTACAGTGTCTTCGCAGTGCTGATCTTCGCCGACATCGCCGGCTCGTTCACGGCAGCGGCGGCGGCGTTTAGCGTGACGATGCTGGCGAGCGTCGTGTTCGAGGTGCCGACCGGTGTGCTGTCCGATCGTGTCGGGCGCAAGGCGACGGTCGTGTTGGGTGCGCTGTTTAGCACCGCCGGCATCGTGTGCTACGCGTTGGCGCAGGACGCGACCCTGATCTTCATCGGCTCGGTCATCGGCGGGATCAGCACCGCGTTCTACAGCGGCAACAACGACGCGCTGCTGTACGATCTGCTGGTCGATCACGGCAAGGAGCATCAATTCCGCGACTACCTCGGCCGTACCTCGTCGATGTTTCAGGCGGCAGGGGCAGTGTCAGCCGTCATTGGCGGCGTGCTGGTCGCCGCGACCGACTATCGGACGATTCTGTGGGTCACAGTGATCCCGCAGGCACTATCGGTGATCGTCGCGTTGATGCTGCCGGTAACACGGCCGCACGAAAAATCGGAGACACCGTACGCGCACCTGCGCGAGTCGATCGGGCTGATCGCCGCCAATCCGCGCCTCCGCGCGCTGACCACGGCGCAGGTCATCCGCTTCAGCTTCGGTGAAGCCGGTTATCAACTGCGGGCGGCGTTCGTCGAGACGCTGTGGCCATTGTGGGCAATAGGAGCGGCACGCGCGTTCTCAAACGTCATTGCCGCACTCAGCTTCTACTTTGCCGGTCCCTTGATCCGCTTTTTCGGCGAGCGTCGGATCCTGCTTGGCGGCGTCGGGTTCGCCAACATCAGCGAGATCGTGTGGGTCTCTCTGTCCAACGTGCTGTCCCCTGCGCTGATGGCGCTCAACAGCGCGCTGTTCGGCGTGATCACCGTGTCCAGCGGCACGCTTATGCAGCGCGAGTTCAGCCCGCGCCACCGCGCCACGATGGGGTCGGTCGCCTCGCTGTTGGGGAGCTTCGGATTCGCGGTCGTCTCGGTCGTGTTCGGCGTCATCACCGACCTGATCGGCCCTGACCGCGCGCTGATGTTGATGCTCGCCGGGGCGCTCACCAGCGTGTTCTGGTATCGCGTCGCCTTCCGTCGCAACGGCGCCGAGCCCCTCGCCAATTCCTAG
- a CDS encoding M3 family oligoendopeptidase — protein sequence MFDTLPKTHDEAKTWDWPRFEPYFADLEARDLTPESVDQWLRDMTAATTVIGEIMARARVATTQNTQDAEAEARLKSLTKDLMQPMQVVVTRLNRKLLESGLTPDNFEMPLKRARAAVEVFREENLPLQIEDQQAGLEYAKITGAQSVEWDGDEVTLVELMKSFKNPDRTVRKAAFDLFADRWVQDRQAINAIWSKAFDIRKQMAKNAGFDTFRDLVWKLRGRFDYAPDDNATFHRAIEEVVVPAAIRARDRRRQRLGLDTMKPYDVDVDASGKPPLTPWVSIDGFAETSGRVFDAVDPQLGAQYRDMLAAGLTDLPNRKHKGPGAYCATFPLTAKPFVFMNAVNSDGDVRTLIHEVGHAFHSYATRALPYEGQRAYPTEFAEVASFGMEMLSSPYLTTANGGYFTESEAARFRIDHLESIIEFWPYMAMVDAFQLWAYDPANDGGNPDACDTAWLDLKARFEPDIDYTGYDDYKATGWHRKQHIFRYPFYYIEYGLARLGAVQLYANAQKDQAAAVTAYRHALGLGGTGNLHQLFGAAGLRFAFDSDMLRGLIDVLEGTIGELETAL from the coding sequence ATGTTTGACACGTTACCAAAGACGCATGACGAGGCGAAGACGTGGGATTGGCCCCGGTTCGAGCCGTACTTCGCCGACCTCGAAGCCCGCGACCTCACGCCGGAGTCGGTCGATCAGTGGCTGCGCGATATGACCGCAGCAACCACCGTCATCGGCGAGATCATGGCGCGGGCGCGCGTCGCCACGACCCAGAATACGCAGGATGCCGAGGCCGAGGCCCGGCTCAAGTCGCTGACGAAGGACCTGATGCAGCCCATGCAGGTCGTCGTCACGCGGCTCAATCGCAAGTTGCTCGAAAGCGGGCTCACACCCGACAACTTCGAAATGCCGCTCAAGCGTGCCCGCGCGGCGGTCGAAGTCTTCCGCGAAGAGAACCTGCCGCTGCAGATCGAGGATCAACAGGCCGGCCTCGAATACGCCAAGATTACCGGCGCGCAGTCCGTCGAGTGGGACGGCGACGAGGTCACGCTGGTCGAGCTGATGAAGTCGTTCAAGAATCCCGACCGCACGGTCCGCAAGGCGGCCTTCGACCTGTTCGCAGACCGTTGGGTGCAGGATCGTCAGGCGATCAACGCAATCTGGTCGAAGGCATTCGACATCCGCAAGCAGATGGCAAAGAACGCCGGCTTCGACACCTTCCGCGATTTGGTGTGGAAACTGCGCGGACGTTTCGATTACGCGCCGGACGACAACGCGACGTTCCACCGCGCAATCGAAGAGGTGGTCGTTCCGGCGGCGATCCGTGCTCGCGACCGGCGCCGCCAGCGCCTCGGCCTCGACACGATGAAGCCGTATGACGTGGACGTGGACGCCAGCGGCAAGCCGCCGCTCACGCCGTGGGTGTCGATCGACGGGTTTGCCGAGACATCGGGCCGCGTGTTCGACGCGGTCGATCCGCAGTTGGGTGCGCAGTACCGCGACATGCTCGCCGCCGGCCTGACCGATCTGCCGAATCGCAAGCACAAAGGGCCGGGCGCGTACTGTGCGACGTTCCCGCTCACCGCGAAGCCGTTCGTATTCATGAACGCGGTCAACAGCGACGGAGACGTGCGCACGCTGATCCACGAGGTCGGCCACGCCTTCCACAGCTACGCCACGCGTGCTCTGCCCTACGAAGGTCAGCGCGCGTATCCCACCGAGTTCGCCGAGGTCGCGTCGTTCGGGATGGAGATGTTGTCGTCGCCGTACCTGACCACCGCGAACGGCGGATACTTCACCGAAAGCGAGGCCGCGCGTTTCCGCATCGACCACCTCGAGAGCATCATCGAGTTCTGGCCGTATATGGCGATGGTGGACGCGTTCCAATTGTGGGCGTACGATCCGGCCAACGACGGCGGCAACCCGGACGCCTGCGACACCGCCTGGCTCGACCTGAAGGCGCGCTTCGAGCCAGATATCGACTACACCGGCTACGACGACTACAAGGCCACGGGTTGGCATCGCAAGCAGCATATCTTCCGCTACCCGTTTTACTACATCGAGTACGGACTCGCCCGCCTCGGCGCGGTGCAGCTCTACGCCAACGCGCAGAAGGATCAGGCGGCAGCGGTGACGGCGTATCGCCACGCGCTCGGATTGGGCGGCACCGGTAACCTGCATCAACTATTTGGCGCAGCGGGCCTGCGCTTCGCCTTCGACAGCGACATGCTGCGCGGCCTGATCGACGTGCTGGAAGGCACCATCGGCGAGCTGGAAACGGCGCTGTAG
- a CDS encoding SDR family NAD(P)-dependent oxidoreductase has protein sequence MTARSAPYDVTDRWALVTGGSSGLGEAVAHELAKRGANLILVAHRPDKLEAAAEKLRTSYPVDVVIHAVDLADRDARTCLLETLGKGPQIDIVVNNAGVDWTGPFISQMQPHLSELVDLNVGAVAQFSKHYAREMAARGQGVILNMTSLGGFFPLPYHAAYGGSKAYILSLTEALAYEMRGTGVNITAAAPGPVRTQLFERGGMRPIPWREKLYYRDREWVARNVVEAALNGRRLIVPGLFERFLAFGGRLIPRFLQTWVAREIVRGVPIARGDGEAE, from the coding sequence ATGACAGCCCGGAGCGCGCCGTATGACGTCACCGATCGGTGGGCATTGGTCACCGGCGGATCGAGCGGGTTGGGCGAAGCAGTCGCGCACGAGTTGGCCAAGCGCGGCGCGAATCTGATCCTCGTCGCGCATCGGCCTGACAAGCTCGAGGCCGCTGCCGAAAAGCTGCGCACGTCATATCCCGTCGACGTCGTGATACACGCCGTCGATCTCGCTGACCGCGACGCCCGGACATGCCTGCTCGAAACGCTGGGAAAAGGACCGCAGATCGACATCGTAGTCAACAACGCCGGCGTCGATTGGACAGGGCCGTTCATCTCGCAGATGCAGCCGCACCTAAGTGAACTGGTCGATTTGAATGTCGGCGCCGTCGCGCAGTTCAGCAAACACTACGCGCGTGAGATGGCCGCGCGCGGTCAGGGCGTCATCCTCAACATGACCTCGTTGGGCGGGTTCTTCCCACTGCCGTACCACGCGGCGTACGGCGGCAGCAAGGCGTACATCCTCAGCTTGACTGAGGCGCTGGCCTACGAGATGCGCGGTACCGGCGTGAATATCACGGCGGCGGCCCCCGGACCCGTCCGCACGCAGTTGTTCGAACGCGGCGGCATGCGGCCGATCCCGTGGCGCGAAAAGCTGTACTACCGTGACCGCGAGTGGGTCGCGCGCAACGTGGTCGAAGCGGCGTTGAACGGCCGCCGGTTGATCGTCCCCGGCCTGTTCGAGCGATTTCTCGCCTTCGGCGGGCGGCTGATCCCGCGCTTCCTGCAGACGTGGGTGGCCCGCGAGATCGTTCGCGGCGTGCCCATTGCGCGTGGAGATGGCGAGGCGGAGTAG
- the rsmA gene encoding ribosomal RNA small subunit methyltransferase A gives MNPKALLEQYDLQPRKSLGQNFLHDPNALEKIVTTAEVMPGDTVLEIGPGTGLLTERLARAAGQVIAVEVDTRLKPVLEAQFAQTPNVTLIWDDILNVNPDALFPERDYIVVANVPYYITSAILKHLLEREHRPRRLVLTVQLEVAERVCAKPDDMSLLAVSVQFFGKPSLAGKLNPAVFWPRPDVDSALLRIDCYPTPPVDVPSVGAFFVVVKAGFSQKRKQLKNALGAGLRLSGEELARLTADTGVNLTRRAETLSLQDWAALTRALAYNLP, from the coding sequence ATGAACCCGAAGGCGCTGTTGGAACAATACGATCTGCAGCCCCGCAAGAGCCTCGGTCAGAACTTTCTTCACGACCCCAACGCGCTGGAGAAGATCGTCACCACGGCCGAAGTGATGCCGGGCGACACCGTGCTCGAGATCGGCCCCGGCACCGGCCTGCTGACCGAACGTTTGGCGCGGGCGGCGGGGCAGGTCATCGCGGTCGAGGTCGACACGCGCCTGAAGCCCGTGCTCGAAGCGCAGTTCGCGCAAACCCCCAATGTCACGTTGATTTGGGACGACATCCTCAACGTCAACCCGGACGCGCTGTTTCCCGAACGCGACTATATCGTGGTTGCCAACGTACCGTATTACATCACCAGCGCCATCCTCAAGCACCTGCTCGAGCGCGAGCATCGCCCGCGCCGGCTGGTGCTGACTGTCCAGCTCGAGGTCGCCGAGCGTGTGTGTGCCAAGCCCGACGACATGAGCCTGCTGGCGGTAAGCGTGCAGTTCTTCGGCAAACCGTCGCTGGCGGGCAAGCTCAACCCGGCAGTCTTCTGGCCGCGCCCGGATGTCGACAGCGCGTTGCTACGGATCGACTGCTATCCGACGCCGCCGGTCGACGTGCCGAGCGTGGGCGCATTCTTTGTCGTGGTCAAGGCGGGCTTCAGCCAGAAGCGCAAGCAGCTCAAGAATGCGCTGGGCGCAGGCCTGCGGCTGTCGGGCGAGGAGCTGGCGCGGCTAACGGCGGACACCGGCGTCAACCTGACCCGCCGTGCCGAAACGCTCTCCCTCCAAGATTGGGCGGCGTTGACCCGTGCACTGGCGTATAATCTACCGTAG